In one Coccinella septempunctata chromosome 6, icCocSept1.1, whole genome shotgun sequence genomic region, the following are encoded:
- the LOC123314892 gene encoding gem-associated protein 2, whose translation MSDEEYNSDCSIASDYGLLKKALPFDTRIPANFDPNKVPQTAEEFLQYACYERSLMKPWTTAKIDPAKLHSIEVREFKEDVLNNTVAPHLLPTQQWQKDKLDEFIEFREYIQSKMEITSKDVLREIDFKERIVKTSPEYEEVMKFSQADKIRALELINDYLDTMDYGTCFGDHVGSWIYSMLSLLDTPLISDDCHVVRTLAKKCIEIRSNYKETDIKKFFPLNLFICIISKFFGQLDLSDP comes from the coding sequence atgTCAGATGAAGAGTATAATTCAGATTGTAGTATAGCCTCTGATTAtgggctgttgaaaaaagctCTCCCTTTTGATACGAGAATTCCAGCCAACTTTGATCCGAATAAGGTACCACAAACTGCTGAGGAGTTCCTTCAGTATGCCTGTTATGAACGATCTTTAATGAAGCCGTGGACAACTGCGAAAATTGACCCAGCCAAATTACATTCCATTGAAGTAAGAGAATTCAAGGAAGACGTATTGAATAATACTGTGGCCCCTCATCTTCTTCCAACTCAACAATGGCAAAAGGATAAATTAGATGAATTTATAGAGTTCAGAGAATATATTCAGTCAAAAATGGAAATCACGTCCAAAGATGTACTGAGAGAAATAGATTTCAAAGAGCGTATTGTCAAGACCAGTCCGGAATATGAGGAAGTTATGAAATTCTCACAAGCTGATAAAATTAGAGCTTTGGAATTAATAAATGATTATTTAGATACAATGGATTATGGAACTTGTTTTGGGGACCATGTTGGAAGTTGGATATATTCAATGCTTTCCCTTCTGGATACCCCACTCATATCAGACGATTGTCACGTTGTCAGGACTTTAGCTAAAAAGTGTATTGAAATTAGATCAAACTACAAAGAAACTGATATCAAAAAGTTCTTCCCATTAAACTTATTTATTTGTATAATCTCGAAATTCTTTGGTCAATTGGATCTTAGTGACCCGTGA
- the LOC123314890 gene encoding zinc finger protein 532-like yields the protein MPPTPELDLSVCSPIVSLKNQLQSKWNLIFSKTSDTAWISFKPQLGLHVYPCYACRDMFVSKVTFQDHANRRVIVIKYDCGECNQTFTFYNRCSFLLHARSHFALDEGKIDLNNIEIYNMPFGMMGFLPHPGINILFDGDEDTIEENCYVNAQFYSPDENERGKQIVTLRPNDLLFCGAGEQSVMVQLTLKQISTNIPLCQFVTIDCQKKLKQNIPTASLRVKEELPDPDDNSQSSESPPAETLIQLPVISKIESLSTDDLSTYPKCPECKQTQRCPMQMHFIGRNIPFDEKLKCSLCKYVSSTRCSYSAHERIHSNTSPFICPECGKKFESREYLMKHLDDVCFHLAKQVRIRCPGKKCGKLFATPTTFSVHFGQHIKSWQQCSVCKQTFENMLAFSEHAKIHSNLCSPDKVYKCLGCKIDGCIIFEDNVKQHLDYHTGDRSRYMYVFVCKFCRNYFRSTATYAAHLLKCQKMQTMRKQVNSYSVDLCVQCHSRIIFYDGENTVACTKCRYINSLYQSQNDNSTTSANIQAIKEKSITPKVHVCLLCREEYPIDQKEEHQSNCMYGTPQVVVEKLHNEISQCSFTSLDDTAIEYENSEASEKKSSSESDMKDTSMEQTDIDCSLKLIKNVSPTTQDSLKKKRKRAPFVFRTKKVFLSSPPEKIIDLQAEEPKPFDGTYYCKMCEFQDSERDKFHHHIISHRHIPTDYQCMECGECFVVKPSLIKHLKHYHKIEDTNSYLETNNCYDKNAVDELKEIMKLAPGESRDPVKENQCRVCLQEFPDEPELKKHFRIHGMAFLLRNSRDGA from the exons ATGCCACCTACACCTGAACTGGACCTTTCGGTTTGTTCTCCTATAGTG AGCCTAAAAAATCAACTTCAATCGAAGTGGAATCTGATCTTCTCAAAAACGAGTGATACTGCATGGATCTCTTTCAAACCACAGCTTGGCCTTCATGTTTACCCCTGTTATGCCTGTAGGGACAT GTTTGTCTCTAAAGTCACTTTTCAAGATCATGCGAATCGAAGAGTTATTGTGATTAAATATGACTGTGGAGAATGTAATCAGACATTCACCTTCTACAATCGATGTTCTTTCCTTTTACATGCTCGTAGTCATTTTGCTCTGGATGAAGggaaaattgatttgaataatatAGAAATTTATAATATGCCATTTGGAATGATGGGATTTCTACCACACCCAGGTATCAATATATTGTTTGACGGGGATGAGGATactattgaagaaaattgttaTGTAAATGCACAGTTCTATAGTCCTGATGAAAATGAAAGAGGCAAACAAATAGTTACACTGAGACCAAATGATCTCTTATTTTGCGGGGCAGGAGAGCAGTCTGTAATGGTTCAATTGACCCTAAAACAGATCAGTACCAATATACCTTTGTGTCAGTTTGTAACTATAGATTGTCAGAAAAAGTTGAAACAAAACATTCCTACTGCTAGCTTAAGAGTTAAAGAAGAGTTACCAGATCCTGACGATAATTCACAATCTAGTGAATCCCCTCCCGCTGAAACTTTAATTCAATTACCTGTGATATCCAAAATTGAATCTTTGAGCACTGATGATCTCTCAACATATCCTAAATGCCCAGAATGTAAGCAAACCCAGAGATGCCCAATGCAAATGCATTTTATAGGTAGAAATATACCTTTTGATGAGAAACTAAAATGCTCCCTTTGTAAATATGTTTCTTCAACTAGATGTTCATACTCGGCTCATGAGAGAATACACTCAAATACTTCTCCTTTCATCTGCCCAGAATGCGGGAAAAAATTTGAATCTAGAGAATACTTGATGAAGCATCTTGATGATGTCTGTTTCCACTTAGCGAAACAAGTGAGAATCAGATGCCCTGGAAAAAAATGTGGCAAACTTTTCGCTACTCCAACGACATTTTCTGTTCATTTCGGACAACATATCAAATCGTGGCAACAGTGCAGTGTTTGCAAACAAACATTTGAAAATATGCTCGCATTCTCAGAGCATGCCAAGATTCATTCAAACCTTTGTTCCCCAGATAAAGTGTACAAATGTTTGGGTTGCAAGATAGATGGGTGCATAATTTTTGAAGACAATGTGAAACAACATTTAGACTATCACACTGGAGATCGAAGCAGATATATGTATGTGTTTGTATGTAAATTCTGTAGAAATTATTTCAGATCAACAGCCACATATGCCGCTCATTTGCTGAAGTGTCAGAAAATGCAAACAATGAGAAAACAGGTTAATTCATATTCTGTAGATCTTTGTGTGCAGTGTCACAgtcgaataattttttatgatggTGAAAATACAGTTGCTTGTACAAAATGTAGATATATAAATTCCTTGTATCAGAGTCAAAATGACAATTCCACTACAAGTGCAAACATTCAAGCTATCAAAGAAAAAAGTATTACGCCAAAAGTACATGTTTGTTTATTGTGCAGAGAAGAATATCCAATCGATCAAAAGGAAGAGCATCAATCCAATTGTATGTATGGAACACCGCAGGTGGTTGTTGAGAAGCTTCACAATGAAATTTCCCAATGCTCATTCACTTCATTAGATGATACTGCCATTGAATATGAAAATAGTGAGgcttcagaaaaaaaatcatcttcagaAAGTGATATGAAAGACACCTCGATGGAACAAACAGATATTGATTGCTCTCTCAAATTAATCAAAAATGTCTCTCCAACCACTCAGGATAGtttgaaaaagaaaagaaagagaGCACCATTTGTCTTTCGCACAAAGAAAGTCTTTTTAAGTAGTCCTCCagagaaaattattgatttgcAAGCTGAAGAACCGAAACCATTCGATGGAACGTATTATTGCAAAATGTGTGAATTTCAAGATAGTGAAAGAGACAAATTTCACCACCACATTATCAGTCACAGGCATATTCCCACTGATTATCAATGTATGGAATGTGGAGAGTGTTTTGTTGTGAAGCCATCCTTGATCAAACATCTCAAACACTACCATAAAATTGAAGACACAAACTCATATTTGGAAACTAATAACTGTTATGACAAAAATGCTGTTGATGAACTGAAGGAAATTATGAAACTTGCTCCTGGTGAATCTAGAGATCCTGTTAAGGAAAATCAGTGCAGAGTATGTTTACAAGAGTTTCCTGATGAGCCTGAACTCAAAAAACATTTTCGAATTCATGGAATGGCATTCTTGTTGAGAAATTCTCGTGATGGTGCGTAA
- the LOC123315773 gene encoding mitotic-spindle organizing protein 1-like, with protein MKMSNTKLTQIKEAKETFQALMELSRLLGTGLDIETLSICVRLCEAGVNPEILATVIRELKKEAKSKSDENTSTSA; from the exons ATGAAG ATGTCAAATACTAAATTGACGCAAATAAAAGAGGCAAAAGAAACATTCCAAGCCCTCATGGAACTATCGAGACTGTTAGGAACTGGACTTGATATTGAGACATTGTCAATATGCGTGAGACTTTGTGAGGCGGGTGTTAATCCAGAAATTTTGGCAACTGTTATcagagaattgaaaaaagaagcTAAGTCAAAATCAGATGAAAATACATCAACAAGTGCTTAG